In Corvus cornix cornix isolate S_Up_H32 chromosome 4A, ASM73873v5, whole genome shotgun sequence, one genomic interval encodes:
- the HEPH gene encoding hephaestin isoform X1 produces the protein MGSVWCLLLCIPMLSPTFAGGVTRVYYLGIHEVNWNYAPVGRNVLANQSIAHDRQASAFLQSGKDRVGSMYKKSVYKQYTDSTYTTEIPKPGWLGFLGPVIRAEVGDTIKVHLKNFATRPYTIHPHGVFYEKDSEGSLYPDMSPQDQKKDDAVFPGRNYTYTWTVPEDHSPTADDPNCLTWIYHSHIDAPRDIASGLIGPLLTCKKGILTGSSQRRKDVDVDFFLMFSVVDENLSWYLDENIASFCTDPGSVDKEDEEFQESNKMHAINGYVFGNLPELTMCAGDDVSWHLFGMGNEIDVHTAYFHGEALNIRGHRTDVASLFPATFVTADMIPSNPGRWLLSCQVNDHLQAGMGALYEVRPCSRQAPAPTLKGRVRKYYIAAKEVQWDYGPSGLDQISGEQLSDAGSPAEQYFKRSLYRIGGVYWKAKYVEYTDESFREEKQQSEEEKHLGILGPVIKAEVGDTILVTFFNKASWPFSIQPHGVFYGKASEGTWYHDGLSQSGVSVAPLHNFTYRWTVPRHVGPTSSDPPCLTWMYSSAVNPIKDSSSGLVGPLLICKSGTLDDNNKQKGIDKEFYLLFNVFDENLSWYLNANIKYYLRMEETSVKKDDAFEESNRMHAINGLMFGNLPGLNVCEGDKVSWHLLGLGSEADVHGAVFQGNTIQMNGMRRDSANLFPHTFATAFMQPDNSGSFEIYCQTSNHYQSGMREQYIVSKCGKAGTASAHRYTGVRTFYIAAEEVVWDYAPDRTWERERHNHSAQSYADVFLNNENGLLGSRYKKAVYREYTDGTFQTPKARINGDEHLGILGPFLWAEVGDILNVVFKNNASRPYSIHAHGVLEQQTGHPQAANPGDIVTYRWEIPERSGPGPNDSACVPWIYYSTVDPVKDMYSGLIGPLKVCRRGTLRSGGTRKDIKREFALLFLVFDENQSWYLEENVERFSKGNHEINLLDEKFVESNKMHAINGRLYANLPGLIMYQGEWVSWYLLGMGHEIDVHTVHFHAETFIYKNGKSYRADVVDLFPGTFEMVEMLVGNPGTWLLHCHVSDHIHAGMEILFTVLPRTESELEVVSVTPGLSHDDESQKMMLFGSKVTQEQIEATVISLAVVGVLLLLAAGVLLGAVIHLEKQKRLRRNRRSILDDGFKLMSQKNSGL, from the exons ATGGGATCAGTCTGGTGCTTGCTACTCTGCATCCCCATGCTGTCACCCACGTTTGCTGGGGGTGTCACCCGAGTCTATTACCTGGGGATCCATGAGGTGAACTGGAACTATGCTCCAGTGGGGAGGAATGTGCTCGCTAACCAGAGTATTGCACATGACCG CCAGGCCTCAGCATTCCTGCAGTCTGGGAAAGATAGGGTGGGAAGCATGTACAAGAAATCTGTCTATAAGCAATACACGGACTCCACGTACACCACTGAGATCCCCAAACCTGGCTGGCTGGGGTTCCTTGGACCTGTCATCCGAGCAGAAGTGGGGGATACCATTAAAGTACACCTAAAAAATTTTGCTACTCGACCGTATACAATCCATCCTCACGGTGTTTTCTACGAAAAGGACTCTGAAG GATCCCTGTATCCTGATATGTCCCCCCAGGATCAGAAGAAGGATGATGCTGTTTTCCCAGGAAGGAATTACACTTATACTTGGACTGTCCCTGAAGATCACAGTCCAACTGCTGATGACCCAAACTGCTTGACCTGGATCTACCACTCTCATATTGATGCACCAAGGGATATTGCATCGGGATTAATTGGGCCATTACTTACATgtaaaaaag GAATACTGACTGGCAGCTCTCAAAGACGCAAGGATGTGGATGTTGATTTCTTTCTGATGTTCAGTGTGGTGGATGAGAACCTAAGCTGGTACCTGGATGAGAACATAGCATCATTCTGCACAGATCCTGGCTCTGTAGACAAAGAAGATGAGGAATTTCAGGAGAGCAACAAAATGCATG CTATTAACGGTTATGTGTTTGGCAACCTCCCTGAACTGACGATGTGTGCTGGGGATGATGTTTCATGGCACCTCTTTGGGATGGGCAATGAAATTGATGTTCACACGGCCTACTTCCATGGAGAGGCACTCAATATCCGAGGCCACAGGACAGATGTGGCCAGCCTCTTCCCAGCCACTTTTGTTACAGCAGATATGATCCCCAGTAACCCTGGGAGatggctgctgagctgccaggtCAATGATCACCTACAAG CTGGGATGGGGGCACTCTATGAAGTCCGGCCGTGTTCTCGGCAAGCTCCGGCACCCACCCTGAAAGGGAGAGTTCGGAAATACTACATAGCTGCTAAGGAAGTGCAGTGGGACTACGGACCCTCGGGGCTTGACCAGATCAGCGGGGAGCAGCTCAGCGATGCAGGCAG TCCTGCTGAGCAGTATTTCAAGCGTAGCCTCTACCGAATTGGGGGTGTCTATTGGAAGGCAAAGTATGTGGAATATACTGATGAGAGCTTCcgtgaggaaaagcagcaatcAGAAGAAGAGAAACACCTTGGAATACTTG GTCCAGTGATCAAAGCTGAAGTTGGAGACACCATCCTGGTGACATTTTTTAACAAAGCCTCCTGGCCCTTCAGCATCCAGCCACATGGAGTGTTCTATGGGAAGGCGTCAGAAGGGACGTGGTACCATGATG GCCTGTCCCAGAGTGGGGTTTCTGTGGCGCCGCTGCACAACTTCACGTACCGCTGGACTGTGCCAAGGCATGTGGGGCCCACATCCAGCGACCCTCCCTGCCTCACCTGGATGTACAGCTCGGCTGTGAATCCTATCAAAGACTCCAGCTCGGGCTTAGTGGGGCCTCTGCTCATCTGCAAGTCAGGCACTTTGGATGACAACAACAAGCAG AAAGGGATCGACAAAGAATTTTATCTTCTCTTCAACGTGTTTGACGAGAACCTCAGCTGGTATTTAAATGCCAACATAAAGTACTACTTGAGGATGGAAGAGACATCTGTGAAAAAGGATGATGCCTTTGAAGAATCCAACAGGATGCATG ccATCAATGGACTTATGTTTGGTAACTTGCCTGGGCTGAACGTGTGTGAAGGAGACAAGGTGTCCTGGCACCTCCTGGGCTTGGGCAGTGAAGCAGACGTGCATGGAGCTGTGTTTCAGGGGAACACCATACAGATGAACGGGATGCGGAGAGATTCAGCCAATCTGTTCCCCCACACCTTTGCCACTGCTTTCATGCAGCCTGATAACAGTG GGTCTTTTGAGATCTACTGCCAGACGAGCAATCACTACCAGTCTGGGATGAGGGAACAGTACATCGTTTCCAAGTGTGGCAAGGCGGGCACTGCCTCTGCCCATCGGTACACGGGAGTGCGGACGTTCTACATTGCGGCGGAGGAGGTGGTGTGGGACTACGCGCCTGACCGCACCTGGGAGAGGGAACGGCATAACCACTCTGCACAGAG CTATGCTGACGTGTTTCTGAACAACGAGAATGGACTGCTCGGCTCCAGGTACAAGAAAGCAGTTTACAGGGAGTACACGGATGGCACTTTCCAAACCCCCAAGGCCAGGATAAATGGTGATGAACACCTGGGGATACTGG GCCCTTTTCTGTGGGCGGAAGTGGGCGATATTCTCAATGTTGTGTTCAAGAACAACGCCTCACGGCCCTACTCCATCCATGCACACggggtgctggagcagcagacTGGACATCCCCAAGCAGCAAACCCTG GTGACATTGTGACATACCGGTGGGAAATTCCCGAGAGATCTGGTCCAGGACCAAATGATTCAGCCTGTGTTCCTTGGATCTACTATTCCACGGTGGACCCAGTAAAG GATATGTACAGTGGTCTGATCGGGCCCCTGAAGGTCTGCCGGAGAGGGACCCTGCGATCCGGTGGGACCAGGAAGGATATAAAGAGGGAAtttgctctgctcttcctggtTTTTGATGAAAATCAGTCCTGGTACTTGGAGGAGAATGTGGAACGTTTCAGTAAGGGAAATCACGAGATCAACCTGCTGGATGAGAAATTTGTGGAAAGCAACAAAATGCACG CAATCAATGGCAGGCTCTATGCCAACTTGCCTGGGCTGATCATGTACCAGGGAGAGTGGGTGAGCTGGTACCTGCTGGGAATGGGTCACGAGATTGATGTGCACACAGTCCATTTTCATGCTGAGACCTTCATATACAAG AATGGCAAAAGCTACAGAGCAGATGTTGTGGATCTGTTCCCTGGGACCTTTGAAATGGTGGAGATGCTGGTTGGGAACCCTGGGACATGGCTGCTTCACTGTCATGTGTCTGACCATATCCATGCTGGGATGGAGATCCTCTTCACTGTCCTGCCTAGAACAG agTCAGAGCTGGAAGTCGTGAGTGTCACCCCAG GGTTGTCGCATGACGATGAGTCCCAGAAGATGATGCTTTTTGGATCTAAGGTGACCCAAGAGCAGATAGAGGCCACAGTCATCTCTCTGGCTGTTGTAGgagtcctgctgctcctggctgctggtgtCCTCCTGGGAGCAGTCATCCATCTTGAGAAGCAAAAGAGGTTACGACGCAATCGGAGATCCATCCTGGATGATGGATTCAAACTCATGTCTCAAAAGAATTCTGGTCTCTGA
- the HEPH gene encoding hephaestin isoform X2, whose translation MGSVWCLLLCIPMLSPTFAGGVTRVYYLGIHEVNWNYAPVGRNVLANQSIAHDRQASAFLQSGKDRVGSMYKKSVYKQYTDSTYTTEIPKPGWLGFLGPVIRAEVGDTIKVHLKNFATRPYTIHPHGVFYEKDSEGSLYPDMSPQDQKKDDAVFPGRNYTYTWTVPEDHSPTADDPNCLTWIYHSHIDAPRDIASGLIGPLLTCKKGILTGSSQRRKDVDVDFFLMFSVVDENLSWYLDENIASFCTDPGSVDKEDEEFQESNKMHAINGYVFGNLPELTMCAGDDVSWHLFGMGNEIDVHTAYFHGEALNIRGHRTDVASLFPATFVTADMIPSNPGRWLLSCQVNDHLQAGMGALYEVRPCSRQAPAPTLKGRVRKYYIAAKEVQWDYGPSGLDQISGEQLSDAGSPAEQYFKRSLYRIGGVYWKAKYVEYTDESFREEKQQSEEEKHLGILGPVIKAEVGDTILVTFFNKASWPFSIQPHGVFYGKASEGTWYHDGLSQSGVSVAPLHNFTYRWTVPRHVGPTSSDPPCLTWMYSSAVNPIKDSSSGLVGPLLICKSGTLDDNNKQKGIDKEFYLLFNVFDENLSWYLNANIKYYLRMEETSVKKDDAFEESNRMHAINGLMFGNLPGLNVCEGDKVSWHLLGLGSEADVHGAVFQGNTIQMNGMRRDSANLFPHTFATAFMQPDNSGSFEIYCQTSNHYQSGMREQYIVSKCGKAGTASAHRYTGVRTFYIAAEEVVWDYAPDRTWERERHNHSAQSYADVFLNNENGLLGSRYKKAVYREYTDGTFQTPKARINGDEHLGILGPFLWAEVGDILNVVFKNNASRPYSIHAHGVLEQQTGHPQAANPGDIVTYRWEIPERSGPGPNDSACVPWIYYSTVDPVKDMYSGLIGPLKVCRRGTLRSGGTRKDIKREFALLFLVFDENQSWYLEENVERFSKGNHEINLLDEKFVESNKMHAINGRLYANLPGLIMYQGEWVSWYLLGMGHEIDVHTVHFHAETFIYKL comes from the exons ATGGGATCAGTCTGGTGCTTGCTACTCTGCATCCCCATGCTGTCACCCACGTTTGCTGGGGGTGTCACCCGAGTCTATTACCTGGGGATCCATGAGGTGAACTGGAACTATGCTCCAGTGGGGAGGAATGTGCTCGCTAACCAGAGTATTGCACATGACCG CCAGGCCTCAGCATTCCTGCAGTCTGGGAAAGATAGGGTGGGAAGCATGTACAAGAAATCTGTCTATAAGCAATACACGGACTCCACGTACACCACTGAGATCCCCAAACCTGGCTGGCTGGGGTTCCTTGGACCTGTCATCCGAGCAGAAGTGGGGGATACCATTAAAGTACACCTAAAAAATTTTGCTACTCGACCGTATACAATCCATCCTCACGGTGTTTTCTACGAAAAGGACTCTGAAG GATCCCTGTATCCTGATATGTCCCCCCAGGATCAGAAGAAGGATGATGCTGTTTTCCCAGGAAGGAATTACACTTATACTTGGACTGTCCCTGAAGATCACAGTCCAACTGCTGATGACCCAAACTGCTTGACCTGGATCTACCACTCTCATATTGATGCACCAAGGGATATTGCATCGGGATTAATTGGGCCATTACTTACATgtaaaaaag GAATACTGACTGGCAGCTCTCAAAGACGCAAGGATGTGGATGTTGATTTCTTTCTGATGTTCAGTGTGGTGGATGAGAACCTAAGCTGGTACCTGGATGAGAACATAGCATCATTCTGCACAGATCCTGGCTCTGTAGACAAAGAAGATGAGGAATTTCAGGAGAGCAACAAAATGCATG CTATTAACGGTTATGTGTTTGGCAACCTCCCTGAACTGACGATGTGTGCTGGGGATGATGTTTCATGGCACCTCTTTGGGATGGGCAATGAAATTGATGTTCACACGGCCTACTTCCATGGAGAGGCACTCAATATCCGAGGCCACAGGACAGATGTGGCCAGCCTCTTCCCAGCCACTTTTGTTACAGCAGATATGATCCCCAGTAACCCTGGGAGatggctgctgagctgccaggtCAATGATCACCTACAAG CTGGGATGGGGGCACTCTATGAAGTCCGGCCGTGTTCTCGGCAAGCTCCGGCACCCACCCTGAAAGGGAGAGTTCGGAAATACTACATAGCTGCTAAGGAAGTGCAGTGGGACTACGGACCCTCGGGGCTTGACCAGATCAGCGGGGAGCAGCTCAGCGATGCAGGCAG TCCTGCTGAGCAGTATTTCAAGCGTAGCCTCTACCGAATTGGGGGTGTCTATTGGAAGGCAAAGTATGTGGAATATACTGATGAGAGCTTCcgtgaggaaaagcagcaatcAGAAGAAGAGAAACACCTTGGAATACTTG GTCCAGTGATCAAAGCTGAAGTTGGAGACACCATCCTGGTGACATTTTTTAACAAAGCCTCCTGGCCCTTCAGCATCCAGCCACATGGAGTGTTCTATGGGAAGGCGTCAGAAGGGACGTGGTACCATGATG GCCTGTCCCAGAGTGGGGTTTCTGTGGCGCCGCTGCACAACTTCACGTACCGCTGGACTGTGCCAAGGCATGTGGGGCCCACATCCAGCGACCCTCCCTGCCTCACCTGGATGTACAGCTCGGCTGTGAATCCTATCAAAGACTCCAGCTCGGGCTTAGTGGGGCCTCTGCTCATCTGCAAGTCAGGCACTTTGGATGACAACAACAAGCAG AAAGGGATCGACAAAGAATTTTATCTTCTCTTCAACGTGTTTGACGAGAACCTCAGCTGGTATTTAAATGCCAACATAAAGTACTACTTGAGGATGGAAGAGACATCTGTGAAAAAGGATGATGCCTTTGAAGAATCCAACAGGATGCATG ccATCAATGGACTTATGTTTGGTAACTTGCCTGGGCTGAACGTGTGTGAAGGAGACAAGGTGTCCTGGCACCTCCTGGGCTTGGGCAGTGAAGCAGACGTGCATGGAGCTGTGTTTCAGGGGAACACCATACAGATGAACGGGATGCGGAGAGATTCAGCCAATCTGTTCCCCCACACCTTTGCCACTGCTTTCATGCAGCCTGATAACAGTG GGTCTTTTGAGATCTACTGCCAGACGAGCAATCACTACCAGTCTGGGATGAGGGAACAGTACATCGTTTCCAAGTGTGGCAAGGCGGGCACTGCCTCTGCCCATCGGTACACGGGAGTGCGGACGTTCTACATTGCGGCGGAGGAGGTGGTGTGGGACTACGCGCCTGACCGCACCTGGGAGAGGGAACGGCATAACCACTCTGCACAGAG CTATGCTGACGTGTTTCTGAACAACGAGAATGGACTGCTCGGCTCCAGGTACAAGAAAGCAGTTTACAGGGAGTACACGGATGGCACTTTCCAAACCCCCAAGGCCAGGATAAATGGTGATGAACACCTGGGGATACTGG GCCCTTTTCTGTGGGCGGAAGTGGGCGATATTCTCAATGTTGTGTTCAAGAACAACGCCTCACGGCCCTACTCCATCCATGCACACggggtgctggagcagcagacTGGACATCCCCAAGCAGCAAACCCTG GTGACATTGTGACATACCGGTGGGAAATTCCCGAGAGATCTGGTCCAGGACCAAATGATTCAGCCTGTGTTCCTTGGATCTACTATTCCACGGTGGACCCAGTAAAG GATATGTACAGTGGTCTGATCGGGCCCCTGAAGGTCTGCCGGAGAGGGACCCTGCGATCCGGTGGGACCAGGAAGGATATAAAGAGGGAAtttgctctgctcttcctggtTTTTGATGAAAATCAGTCCTGGTACTTGGAGGAGAATGTGGAACGTTTCAGTAAGGGAAATCACGAGATCAACCTGCTGGATGAGAAATTTGTGGAAAGCAACAAAATGCACG CAATCAATGGCAGGCTCTATGCCAACTTGCCTGGGCTGATCATGTACCAGGGAGAGTGGGTGAGCTGGTACCTGCTGGGAATGGGTCACGAGATTGATGTGCACACAGTCCATTTTCATGCTGAGACCTTCATATACAAG ctttaa
- the HEPH gene encoding hephaestin isoform X3 gives MGSVWCLLLCIPMLSPTFAGGVTRVYYLGIHEVNWNYAPVGRNVLANQSIAHDRQASAFLQSGKDRVGSMYKKSVYKQYTDSTYTTEIPKPGWLGFLGPVIRAEVGDTIKVHLKNFATRPYTIHPHGVFYEKDSEGSLYPDMSPQDQKKDDAVFPGRNYTYTWTVPEDHSPTADDPNCLTWIYHSHIDAPRDIASGLIGPLLTCKKGILTGSSQRRKDVDVDFFLMFSVVDENLSWYLDENIASFCTDPGSVDKEDEEFQESNKMHAINGYVFGNLPELTMCAGDDVSWHLFGMGNEIDVHTAYFHGEALNIRGHRTDVASLFPATFVTADMIPSNPGRWLLSCQVNDHLQAGMGALYEVRPCSRQAPAPTLKGRVRKYYIAAKEVQWDYGPSGLDQISGEQLSDAGSPAEQYFKRSLYRIGGVYWKAKYVEYTDESFREEKQQSEEEKHLGILGPVIKAEVGDTILVTFFNKASWPFSIQPHGVFYGKASEGTWYHDGLSQSGVSVAPLHNFTYRWTVPRHVGPTSSDPPCLTWMYSSAVNPIKDSSSGLVGPLLICKSGTLDDNNKQKGIDKEFYLLFNVFDENLSWYLNANIKYYLRMEETSVKKDDAFEESNRMHAINGLMFGNLPGLNVCEGDKVSWHLLGLGSEADVHGAVFQGNTIQMNGMRRDSANLFPHTFATAFMQPDNSGSFEIYCQTSNHYQSGMREQYIVSKCGKAGTASAHRYTGVRTFYIAAEEVVWDYAPDRTWERERHNHSAQSYADVFLNNENGLLGSRYKKAVYREYTDGTFQTPKARINGDEHLGILGPFLWAEVGDILNVVFKNNASRPYSIHAHGVLEQQTGHPQAANPGDIVTYRWEIPERSGPGPNDSACVPWIYYSTVDPVKDMYSGLIGPLKVCRRGTLRSGGTRKDIKREFALLFLVFDENQSWYLEENVERFSKGNHEINLLDEKFVESNKMHEATTSAG, from the exons ATGGGATCAGTCTGGTGCTTGCTACTCTGCATCCCCATGCTGTCACCCACGTTTGCTGGGGGTGTCACCCGAGTCTATTACCTGGGGATCCATGAGGTGAACTGGAACTATGCTCCAGTGGGGAGGAATGTGCTCGCTAACCAGAGTATTGCACATGACCG CCAGGCCTCAGCATTCCTGCAGTCTGGGAAAGATAGGGTGGGAAGCATGTACAAGAAATCTGTCTATAAGCAATACACGGACTCCACGTACACCACTGAGATCCCCAAACCTGGCTGGCTGGGGTTCCTTGGACCTGTCATCCGAGCAGAAGTGGGGGATACCATTAAAGTACACCTAAAAAATTTTGCTACTCGACCGTATACAATCCATCCTCACGGTGTTTTCTACGAAAAGGACTCTGAAG GATCCCTGTATCCTGATATGTCCCCCCAGGATCAGAAGAAGGATGATGCTGTTTTCCCAGGAAGGAATTACACTTATACTTGGACTGTCCCTGAAGATCACAGTCCAACTGCTGATGACCCAAACTGCTTGACCTGGATCTACCACTCTCATATTGATGCACCAAGGGATATTGCATCGGGATTAATTGGGCCATTACTTACATgtaaaaaag GAATACTGACTGGCAGCTCTCAAAGACGCAAGGATGTGGATGTTGATTTCTTTCTGATGTTCAGTGTGGTGGATGAGAACCTAAGCTGGTACCTGGATGAGAACATAGCATCATTCTGCACAGATCCTGGCTCTGTAGACAAAGAAGATGAGGAATTTCAGGAGAGCAACAAAATGCATG CTATTAACGGTTATGTGTTTGGCAACCTCCCTGAACTGACGATGTGTGCTGGGGATGATGTTTCATGGCACCTCTTTGGGATGGGCAATGAAATTGATGTTCACACGGCCTACTTCCATGGAGAGGCACTCAATATCCGAGGCCACAGGACAGATGTGGCCAGCCTCTTCCCAGCCACTTTTGTTACAGCAGATATGATCCCCAGTAACCCTGGGAGatggctgctgagctgccaggtCAATGATCACCTACAAG CTGGGATGGGGGCACTCTATGAAGTCCGGCCGTGTTCTCGGCAAGCTCCGGCACCCACCCTGAAAGGGAGAGTTCGGAAATACTACATAGCTGCTAAGGAAGTGCAGTGGGACTACGGACCCTCGGGGCTTGACCAGATCAGCGGGGAGCAGCTCAGCGATGCAGGCAG TCCTGCTGAGCAGTATTTCAAGCGTAGCCTCTACCGAATTGGGGGTGTCTATTGGAAGGCAAAGTATGTGGAATATACTGATGAGAGCTTCcgtgaggaaaagcagcaatcAGAAGAAGAGAAACACCTTGGAATACTTG GTCCAGTGATCAAAGCTGAAGTTGGAGACACCATCCTGGTGACATTTTTTAACAAAGCCTCCTGGCCCTTCAGCATCCAGCCACATGGAGTGTTCTATGGGAAGGCGTCAGAAGGGACGTGGTACCATGATG GCCTGTCCCAGAGTGGGGTTTCTGTGGCGCCGCTGCACAACTTCACGTACCGCTGGACTGTGCCAAGGCATGTGGGGCCCACATCCAGCGACCCTCCCTGCCTCACCTGGATGTACAGCTCGGCTGTGAATCCTATCAAAGACTCCAGCTCGGGCTTAGTGGGGCCTCTGCTCATCTGCAAGTCAGGCACTTTGGATGACAACAACAAGCAG AAAGGGATCGACAAAGAATTTTATCTTCTCTTCAACGTGTTTGACGAGAACCTCAGCTGGTATTTAAATGCCAACATAAAGTACTACTTGAGGATGGAAGAGACATCTGTGAAAAAGGATGATGCCTTTGAAGAATCCAACAGGATGCATG ccATCAATGGACTTATGTTTGGTAACTTGCCTGGGCTGAACGTGTGTGAAGGAGACAAGGTGTCCTGGCACCTCCTGGGCTTGGGCAGTGAAGCAGACGTGCATGGAGCTGTGTTTCAGGGGAACACCATACAGATGAACGGGATGCGGAGAGATTCAGCCAATCTGTTCCCCCACACCTTTGCCACTGCTTTCATGCAGCCTGATAACAGTG GGTCTTTTGAGATCTACTGCCAGACGAGCAATCACTACCAGTCTGGGATGAGGGAACAGTACATCGTTTCCAAGTGTGGCAAGGCGGGCACTGCCTCTGCCCATCGGTACACGGGAGTGCGGACGTTCTACATTGCGGCGGAGGAGGTGGTGTGGGACTACGCGCCTGACCGCACCTGGGAGAGGGAACGGCATAACCACTCTGCACAGAG CTATGCTGACGTGTTTCTGAACAACGAGAATGGACTGCTCGGCTCCAGGTACAAGAAAGCAGTTTACAGGGAGTACACGGATGGCACTTTCCAAACCCCCAAGGCCAGGATAAATGGTGATGAACACCTGGGGATACTGG GCCCTTTTCTGTGGGCGGAAGTGGGCGATATTCTCAATGTTGTGTTCAAGAACAACGCCTCACGGCCCTACTCCATCCATGCACACggggtgctggagcagcagacTGGACATCCCCAAGCAGCAAACCCTG GTGACATTGTGACATACCGGTGGGAAATTCCCGAGAGATCTGGTCCAGGACCAAATGATTCAGCCTGTGTTCCTTGGATCTACTATTCCACGGTGGACCCAGTAAAG GATATGTACAGTGGTCTGATCGGGCCCCTGAAGGTCTGCCGGAGAGGGACCCTGCGATCCGGTGGGACCAGGAAGGATATAAAGAGGGAAtttgctctgctcttcctggtTTTTGATGAAAATCAGTCCTGGTACTTGGAGGAGAATGTGGAACGTTTCAGTAAGGGAAATCACGAGATCAACCTGCTGGATGAGAAATTTGTGGAAAGCAACAAAATGCACG AAGCAACCACTTCTGCTGGCTGA